In the genome of Candidatus Methylomirabilota bacterium, one region contains:
- a CDS encoding DUF2652 domain-containing protein — MSEDIRAEAGFLVLADISGFTAFVAGTELEHGAQVTGVLLEAVMRRLSPPLEIQELEGDAVFAIGADGAMPDGSALPALLADAFAVFKEEQRRLAGDDSCACRACSDVPNLDLKLVVHHGRFVRQTVGGRSRVAGPDVILVHRLLKNTVGGSAYLLLTAPALERTGVDPVASGMQRHSVSYPHLGEVPCFVTDLPPLARPAPFLAAA; from the coding sequence ATGAGCGAGGACATCCGGGCCGAGGCGGGCTTTCTGGTCCTGGCCGACATCTCCGGATTCACCGCGTTCGTCGCCGGCACCGAGCTGGAGCACGGGGCGCAAGTCACCGGCGTGCTCCTGGAAGCGGTGATGCGCCGGCTCTCGCCTCCGCTGGAGATCCAGGAGCTCGAGGGCGACGCCGTCTTCGCCATCGGCGCCGACGGGGCGATGCCCGATGGCAGCGCGCTGCCGGCTCTGCTCGCCGACGCGTTCGCCGTGTTCAAGGAGGAGCAGCGGCGACTGGCGGGTGACGACAGCTGCGCGTGCCGCGCCTGTAGCGACGTGCCGAACCTGGACCTCAAGCTGGTCGTCCACCACGGGCGCTTCGTCCGGCAGACGGTCGGGGGGCGCTCGCGCGTCGCCGGGCCGGACGTCATCCTCGTCCATCGCCTGCTGAAGAACACGGTCGGCGGGAGCGCGTACCTGCTCCTGACCGCGCCGGCGCTCGAGCGCACCGGCGTGGACCCCGTCGCCAGCGGGATGCAGCGCCACTCCGTGAGCTACCCCCACCTCGGCGAGGTGCCGTGCTTCGTGACCGACCTCCCGCCGCTCGCGCGACCCGCCCCTTTCCTGGCGGCGGCGTGA